The proteins below come from a single Paroceanicella profunda genomic window:
- a CDS encoding helix-turn-helix domain-containing protein, whose product MTTLENRSLDRGITLMEILARGGSCSLAELHAASGLPKSTIRRLLGTLIARRIVRRSLSDGRYRINITLPMSTGAPIPPGLAGLVDLSLPLALALTRRVRWPSDIHVVDGTRMQIVESTRPASPFHIYPGRVNRWLNIFGTASGTACLAAMSPEAVMEVHRLTEGDETWGLARFGLCVEAYLDILAATRARGYAIRLSAYLGETVFDDGLAAIAVPLLERGRPLGALTLIWPRPHLDHARFASEHLDALRDTAAQICAGLDRDTARTPAPAEAAPGARRGTAASPSRG is encoded by the coding sequence ATGACCACACTCGAGAACCGCTCGCTGGACCGCGGGATTACCCTGATGGAGATCCTCGCGCGCGGCGGCTCCTGCTCGCTGGCGGAGCTGCACGCCGCCTCGGGCCTGCCGAAGTCCACCATCCGCCGGCTGCTGGGCACGCTGATCGCCCGGCGCATCGTGCGCCGCTCGCTGTCGGACGGGCGCTACCGCATCAACATCACCCTGCCGATGAGCACCGGTGCGCCGATTCCGCCGGGGCTCGCCGGGCTGGTCGACCTCTCGCTGCCGCTGGCGCTCGCCCTCACCCGGCGGGTGCGCTGGCCTTCCGACATCCATGTGGTGGACGGCACGCGGATGCAGATCGTGGAATCCACCCGCCCCGCGAGCCCGTTCCACATCTACCCCGGCCGGGTGAACCGCTGGCTGAACATCTTCGGAACCGCCTCCGGCACCGCCTGCCTCGCGGCGATGAGCCCGGAGGCGGTGATGGAGGTCCACCGCCTCACGGAGGGGGATGAGACCTGGGGGCTCGCGCGCTTCGGCCTCTGCGTCGAGGCCTATCTCGACATCCTCGCGGCCACCCGGGCGCGCGGCTATGCCATCCGCCTCTCGGCCTATCTGGGCGAGACGGTGTTCGACGACGGGCTCGCGGCCATCGCGGTGCCGTTGCTGGAGCGCGGAAGGCCGCTGGGCGCCCTCACGCTGATCTGGCCGCGCCCCCACCTTGACCACGCGCGCTTCGCCTCCGAGCATCTCGACGCCCTGCGCGACACCGCCGCGCAGATCTGCGCCGGGCTTGACCGGGACACCGCACGCACCCCGGCGCCCGCCGAGGCGGCGCCGGGTGCGCGGCGCGGGACCGCGGCTTCCCCGTCACGCGGCTGA
- a CDS encoding TRAP transporter permease, producing MKTPARAFVLGADVLSVCLAGLAVYTSAFGVFDNAWVSGLSVGLGMVVLLLGQTRAPADRPGDLLRDIAHLGLALLFLWLLWRWLGIMLEQEEFFIEISDTRLMMGWLAFAIIGYATWRGFGLPMLLVYVALLGYILAPASLFGAGESWTRVAENLWYSTDGAFGRPVEVVSRVVLVFIVFGAVLQSSGAGAVLLKLAFAATGRFTGGPAHASIVGSALFGTISGAAVANVVSTGIFTIPIIKRAGFRPKFAGAVEAAASTGGQIMPPVMGVVAFLMADVTGIPYLSIVVAATLPAVFYYASLFMVVLVESRRMGIRPTPKAERERITRADWLQSLAFFLPLCVIIALLVQGRTAQFAGVSALGVACGMCLLLFPAFRRPSAWWAALVSAGRTSATLMVIVTAIGVVIGVINMTGVGLQFAQGILALSGDSLFLSLVLVMLGCLVMGMGVPSAPAYLIVALVMGPALERLGVPTIAAHLFMLYFGVLSVVTPPVGLAAFAAAPIAGSKPMETGFEALRLSIAGFIIPFLFVYHPDILIINGVTAGGLAWAVLCFFCATWMIATALSRFDARRLEPWEMALRLAAALAILWPGVEPSLAGFALALLAIGLHRLRAPQIHADKTLPTSGGHK from the coding sequence ATGAAAACACCTGCCCGCGCCTTCGTCCTGGGCGCGGATGTGCTGTCGGTCTGCCTTGCGGGACTGGCGGTCTACACGTCCGCGTTCGGGGTTTTCGACAATGCCTGGGTCTCCGGCCTCAGCGTCGGTCTGGGCATGGTGGTGCTGCTGCTCGGGCAGACGCGCGCCCCGGCGGACCGCCCGGGGGACCTGCTGCGCGACATCGCGCACCTGGGCCTCGCCCTCCTGTTCCTGTGGCTGCTGTGGCGCTGGCTCGGCATCATGCTGGAGCAGGAGGAGTTCTTCATCGAGATCTCCGACACCCGGCTGATGATGGGCTGGCTGGCCTTCGCCATCATCGGCTACGCCACCTGGCGCGGCTTCGGCCTGCCCATGCTGCTCGTCTACGTGGCGCTGCTGGGCTACATCCTGGCCCCCGCCAGCCTGTTCGGCGCGGGCGAGAGCTGGACGCGCGTGGCCGAGAACCTGTGGTACTCGACCGACGGCGCCTTCGGCCGCCCGGTGGAGGTGGTGAGCCGGGTGGTGCTGGTGTTCATCGTGTTCGGCGCGGTGCTGCAATCCTCCGGCGCGGGGGCGGTGCTGCTCAAGCTCGCCTTTGCCGCCACCGGGCGCTTCACCGGCGGGCCGGCGCATGCCTCCATCGTGGGCTCGGCGCTGTTCGGCACCATCTCGGGTGCCGCGGTGGCCAACGTGGTCTCCACCGGCATCTTCACCATCCCGATCATCAAGCGCGCCGGCTTCCGGCCGAAATTCGCCGGGGCAGTGGAGGCCGCGGCCTCCACGGGCGGGCAGATCATGCCGCCGGTGATGGGCGTGGTGGCCTTCCTGATGGCCGACGTGACCGGCATTCCCTATCTCTCCATCGTGGTGGCGGCCACGCTGCCGGCGGTGTTCTACTACGCCAGCCTGTTCATGGTGGTGCTGGTGGAATCGCGCCGCATGGGCATCCGCCCCACGCCGAAGGCGGAGCGGGAGCGCATCACCCGGGCCGACTGGCTGCAGAGCCTCGCCTTCTTCCTGCCGCTCTGCGTGATCATCGCGCTGCTGGTGCAGGGGCGTACGGCGCAGTTCGCCGGGGTGTCGGCGCTGGGGGTGGCCTGCGGGATGTGCCTTTTGCTGTTTCCCGCGTTCCGGCGACCCTCGGCCTGGTGGGCGGCGCTGGTCTCGGCCGGGCGCACCTCGGCCACCCTGATGGTGATCGTGACGGCCATCGGCGTGGTGATCGGGGTGATCAACATGACCGGGGTGGGGCTGCAGTTCGCGCAAGGCATCCTCGCGCTCTCGGGCGACAGCCTGTTCCTGAGCCTGGTGCTGGTGATGCTGGGCTGCCTGGTGATGGGGATGGGCGTTCCTTCGGCGCCGGCCTATCTCATCGTGGCGCTGGTGATGGGCCCGGCGCTGGAGCGGCTGGGGGTGCCGACCATCGCGGCGCATCTCTTCATGCTCTATTTCGGCGTGCTCTCGGTGGTGACCCCGCCGGTGGGGCTCGCGGCCTTCGCCGCCGCGCCCATCGCCGGTTCGAAGCCGATGGAGACCGGGTTCGAGGCGCTGCGCCTGTCCATCGCCGGGTTCATCATCCCGTTTTTGTTCGTCTACCACCCGGACATCCTGATCATCAACGGGGTGACGGCGGGCGGGCTCGCCTGGGCGGTGCTGTGCTTCTTCTGCGCCACCTGGATGATCGCCACGGCGCTGTCGCGCTTCGATGCGCGGCGGCTGGAGCCCTGGGAGATGGCGCTGCGGCTGGCCGCCGCTCTCGCCATCCTGTGGCCGGGCGTCGAGCCCAGCCTGGCCGGGTTCGCCCTCGCGCTGCTGGCCATCGGCCTG
- a CDS encoding ABC transporter ATP-binding protein: protein MTSPLHDTTPRPELMSVNGVGKVFNGATVALQGMSLTVRQGDFISLLGPSGCGKSTALRLMSGLSLPTTGSIRWAVPQEPGSLGVVFQEPTLMPWATVEQNVWLPMRLRGASLSSVRGEISEALRLVGLDGFQRAYPRELSGGMKMRVSIARALVTRPKLILMDEPFAALDEITRFKLNNDLLTLQAELGCTVVFVTHSVFESVFLSDRIVVMAARPGRVLRELAVDAPYPRDESFRTSPEYAALCREASAALHDAMGDAA, encoded by the coding sequence ATGACTTCCCCACTTCACGACACCACCCCGCGCCCCGAGCTGATGAGCGTCAACGGCGTGGGCAAGGTGTTCAACGGCGCCACGGTGGCGCTTCAGGGCATGTCGCTCACGGTCCGGCAGGGGGATTTCATCTCGCTGCTCGGGCCGTCGGGCTGTGGCAAGTCCACCGCGCTGCGGCTGATGTCCGGGCTCTCGCTGCCCACCACGGGCAGCATCCGCTGGGCGGTGCCGCAGGAGCCGGGCAGCCTGGGCGTGGTGTTCCAGGAACCCACGCTGATGCCCTGGGCCACGGTGGAGCAGAATGTCTGGCTGCCGATGCGCCTGCGCGGGGCCTCGCTCTCCTCCGTGCGCGGCGAGATTTCCGAGGCGCTGCGGCTGGTGGGGCTGGACGGGTTCCAGCGCGCCTACCCGCGCGAGCTTTCGGGCGGCATGAAGATGCGCGTGTCCATCGCCCGCGCCCTCGTCACCCGCCCGAAGCTCATCCTGATGGACGAGCCCTTCGCGGCGCTGGACGAGATCACCCGCTTCAAACTCAACAACGACCTGCTCACCCTGCAGGCGGAGCTGGGCTGCACGGTGGTCTTCGTCACCCATTCGGTGTTCGAGAGCGTGTTCCTCTCCGACCGGATCGTGGTGATGGCCGCCCGCCCCGGCCGAGTGCTGCGCGAGCTCGCCGTGGATGCCCCCTACCCGCGCGACGAGAGTTTCCGCACCTCGCCCGAATATGCCGCCCTGTGCCGGGAGGCCTCCGCCGCCCTGCACGACGCGATGGGAGACGCCGCATGA
- a CDS encoding ABC transporter permease encodes MTSLANEERIPEMLDPEERARRRRLAFETWGRWVLPVLVIALGILAWHLVVTVNKIPHYILPGPVLVFETLLKDWALLLNALLVTLQITLMALAIAVIGGVGLAVLFTQSRLVEMSFYPYAVILQVTPIVSIAPLIFIYVDNKMAGLLLCAWLVAFFPVLSNTTLGLNSADHNLRDLFRIYGATRWQRLRYLQLPSSLPYFLGGLRIAGGLALIGSVVAEYVAGTGGVGSGLAFTILEASYRLNIPRMFAALLLIAATGVVIYAGLSFLSYMLLHKWHESAIRREV; translated from the coding sequence ATGACCAGCCTCGCCAATGAGGAGCGCATCCCCGAGATGCTCGACCCGGAGGAGCGCGCCCGCCGCCGGCGCCTCGCCTTCGAGACATGGGGCCGCTGGGTGCTGCCGGTGCTGGTGATCGCGCTCGGCATCCTGGCCTGGCACCTGGTGGTGACGGTGAACAAGATCCCGCATTACATCCTGCCCGGCCCGGTTCTGGTGTTCGAGACCCTGCTGAAGGACTGGGCGCTGCTGCTCAATGCCCTGCTCGTCACCCTGCAGATCACCCTGATGGCGCTGGCCATCGCGGTGATCGGCGGCGTGGGGCTGGCGGTGCTCTTCACCCAGTCGCGGCTGGTGGAGATGTCCTTCTACCCCTATGCGGTCATCCTGCAGGTGACGCCCATCGTCTCCATCGCGCCGCTCATCTTCATCTATGTGGACAACAAGATGGCGGGGCTCCTGCTCTGCGCCTGGCTGGTGGCCTTCTTCCCGGTGCTCTCCAACACCACGCTGGGGCTGAACTCCGCCGACCACAACCTGCGCGACCTGTTCCGCATCTACGGCGCCACGCGCTGGCAGCGGCTGCGCTACCTGCAACTGCCCTCGTCGCTGCCCTATTTCCTCGGGGGGCTGCGCATCGCCGGCGGGCTGGCGCTGATCGGCTCGGTGGTGGCGGAATACGTGGCGGGCACCGGCGGCGTGGGCTCCGGCCTCGCCTTCACCATCCTGGAGGCAAGCTACCGGCTCAACATTCCGCGCATGTTTGCCGCACTCCTTCTGATTGCGGCAACCGGCGTGGTGATCTATGCCGGGTTGAGCTTCCTCAGCTACATGCTGCTGCACAAATGGCATGAAAGCGCCATCCGGCGCGAGGTGTAA
- a CDS encoding ABC transporter substrate-binding protein, which translates to MRTARITAIIPALAASLIAVAAQAQDLVKVSYGTNWLAQAEHGGFYQSVADGTYAACGLDVTIVPGGPQVNNRALMLAGKIDFNMGGDLLQAFSAVEQGIPVVNVAAIFQKHPQVILSHPGVADSWEDLKKLRLLIGDNGYQSYYQWMIKAYGFTADQRVPYTFNPAPFLADKNTGMQGYLSSEPYVVEKEGGFKPNVFLIADAGYSSYATTIETMQDTLESRPEVVKCFVEGSIKGWYNYIYNDSTPANALIMKDNPEMTQDKIDYAIAKMKEHGIVDSGDALEQGIGVMTEEKVKDFYDKMVAAGVVSADLDWQASFVTDYVGHGVGMDLKK; encoded by the coding sequence ATGAGGACAGCACGCATCACGGCAATCATACCGGCCCTGGCCGCCTCGCTGATCGCGGTTGCGGCACAGGCTCAGGATCTGGTGAAAGTGTCCTACGGCACCAACTGGCTGGCGCAGGCGGAACATGGCGGCTTCTACCAGTCCGTCGCCGATGGCACCTACGCGGCCTGCGGCCTGGACGTGACCATCGTGCCCGGCGGCCCGCAGGTCAACAACCGCGCGCTGATGCTCGCCGGCAAGATCGACTTCAACATGGGCGGTGACCTGCTGCAGGCCTTCTCGGCCGTGGAACAGGGCATCCCGGTGGTCAACGTGGCGGCCATCTTCCAGAAACACCCGCAGGTGATCCTCTCCCACCCCGGCGTGGCGGACAGCTGGGAAGACCTCAAGAAGCTCAGGCTGCTGATCGGCGACAACGGCTACCAGAGCTACTACCAGTGGATGATCAAGGCCTACGGCTTCACCGCGGACCAGCGGGTGCCCTACACGTTCAACCCCGCGCCCTTCTTGGCCGACAAGAACACCGGCATGCAAGGCTATCTCTCTTCCGAGCCCTATGTGGTTGAAAAGGAAGGCGGTTTCAAACCGAATGTCTTCCTGATCGCCGATGCGGGCTATTCCAGCTACGCCACCACCATCGAGACCATGCAGGACACGCTGGAGAGCCGCCCCGAAGTGGTGAAGTGCTTCGTCGAAGGCTCCATCAAGGGCTGGTACAACTACATCTACAATGACAGTACGCCTGCCAATGCCCTGATCATGAAGGATAATCCGGAAATGACGCAGGACAAGATCGACTATGCCATCGCCAAGATGAAGGAGCATGGCATTGTCGACAGCGGTGACGCGCTGGAGCAGGGCATCGGCGTGATGACCGAGGAGAAGGTGAAGGACTTCTATGACAAGATGGTGGCCGCAGGTGTCGTCTCGGCGGACCTGGACTGGCAGGCCAGCTTCGTCACCGATTACGTGGGCCACGGCGTGGGCATGGACCTCAAGAAGTAA
- a CDS encoding RidA family protein, whose product MPATIRAPFARYSHGIEVPPGRGLIATSGQLGIAPDGHVPEGVEAQAALCFGNIEAILAEAGADRTSVIRLNAFVTDRAHMAGYMTARDAWLAEVSPPPASTLMIVTGFTRPEFLVEIEVLAVR is encoded by the coding sequence ATGCCCGCCACCATCCGTGCGCCCTTCGCGCGCTATTCCCATGGCATCGAGGTGCCGCCGGGTCGCGGGCTGATCGCCACCTCCGGGCAGCTCGGAATCGCCCCGGACGGCCATGTGCCCGAGGGCGTGGAGGCTCAGGCGGCACTGTGCTTCGGAAATATCGAAGCGATCCTCGCTGAAGCCGGCGCGGACCGCACGTCGGTCATCCGGCTGAATGCATTCGTCACCGACCGCGCCCACATGGCCGGTTACATGACGGCGCGCGACGCCTGGCTGGCGGAGGTCTCGCCGCCCCCGGCGTCCACGCTGATGATCGTCACCGGCTTCACCCGGCCGGAGTTCCTGGTGGAGATCGAGGTTCTCGCGGTAAGGTAG